A stretch of Kaistella flava (ex Peng et al. 2021) DNA encodes these proteins:
- the aspA gene encoding aspartate ammonia-lyase, with amino-acid sequence MENFRNESDLLGTLQVPIDAYYGVQTQRAIDNFKISGQTLSSYPHFIKALAIVKKAAAKTNYELGLLDENLYKIIAETCDELVAGNLHNQFPIDMIQGGAGTSVNMNANEVIANRVLEKLGKEKGDYQFCSPNDHINLSQSTNDAYPTSLKMALLAMNVELVEKLKKIVEAFREKGKELAPVIKMGRTQLQDAVPMSMGQEFEAYAATLEEDISKLNANANLFVEVNMGATAIGTGLNAPVGYANLCAKNLSQLTGFAVVSAPNLVEATPDTGAYVIYSSALKRLAVKLSKICNDLRLLSSGPRAGFFEINLPAMQPGSSIMPGKVNPVIPEVVNQVCFKVIGNDLTVTFAAEAGQLQLNVMEPVLSHSIMESMIFLGNAMDTLREKCVVGITANKDACLNMVRNSIGIVTALNPYIGYKNSTEIAKVALETGRSVYDLVLERGILSEERLNEILDPANMLKPH; translated from the coding sequence ATGGAAAATTTCAGAAATGAAAGCGATTTATTAGGGACTTTACAAGTGCCTATCGATGCGTATTACGGAGTCCAAACTCAACGAGCCATTGATAACTTTAAAATTTCAGGACAGACACTCTCTTCTTATCCTCATTTTATTAAGGCTTTAGCTATCGTAAAAAAGGCTGCCGCAAAAACCAATTATGAATTGGGATTACTTGACGAAAATCTTTACAAAATAATTGCAGAAACTTGCGATGAACTTGTTGCTGGAAATCTACATAATCAATTTCCAATCGATATGATTCAAGGTGGAGCAGGAACTTCGGTAAATATGAATGCGAATGAAGTTATTGCTAACAGAGTTTTAGAAAAATTAGGAAAAGAGAAAGGAGATTATCAATTTTGTTCTCCAAACGATCATATTAATCTTTCACAATCAACGAACGACGCTTATCCAACTTCTTTAAAAATGGCTTTGCTGGCAATGAATGTTGAGTTGGTAGAAAAATTAAAGAAAATTGTTGAAGCCTTCCGTGAAAAAGGAAAAGAGCTTGCTCCCGTTATCAAAATGGGAAGAACCCAATTGCAGGATGCTGTACCGATGAGTATGGGACAGGAGTTCGAAGCTTATGCAGCAACTCTGGAAGAAGATATTTCAAAATTAAACGCCAATGCTAATCTTTTTGTGGAGGTAAATATGGGCGCAACAGCAATCGGAACTGGACTAAATGCTCCTGTTGGTTATGCGAATTTATGTGCAAAAAATCTTTCTCAGCTGACAGGTTTTGCCGTGGTTTCTGCACCTAATTTAGTTGAAGCAACTCCTGATACTGGCGCTTATGTAATTTATTCTTCGGCTTTGAAAAGACTGGCGGTGAAACTTTCTAAAATTTGTAATGATTTGCGTTTGCTTTCTTCAGGACCAAGAGCAGGATTTTTTGAAATCAATCTTCCAGCGATGCAGCCAGGTTCTTCAATCATGCCAGGAAAAGTAAACCCTGTAATTCCCGAAGTGGTGAATCAAGTTTGTTTTAAAGTGATCGGAAATGATTTAACGGTAACTTTTGCCGCAGAAGCAGGACAATTACAATTAAATGTAATGGAGCCCGTTCTTTCACATTCGATTATGGAAAGCATGATTTTCTTAGGAAATGCGATGGATACTTTAAGAGAAAAATGTGTCGTAGGAATTACTGCAAACAAAGACGCTTGTCTGAATATGGTGAGAAACAGTATCGGAATTGTAACCGCCTTAAATCCTTATATCGGTTATAAAAATTCAACAGAAATTGCCAAAGTAGCTTTGGAAACAGGAAGAAGCGTGTACGATTTAGTACTGGAAAGAGGGATTTTATCTGAAGAAAGATTAAATGAAATCCTGGATCCTGCGAACATGCTGAAACCACATTAA
- a CDS encoding N-acetylmuramoyl-L-alanine amidase produces MRNSLSIIILGFLVISCGTQKNSQTVIAKPTMPQVSTTKPELPVHKPKIEHEGGVDFFKENIADVTKNDNTASYGSIVSANPVGYKVVKTFFPAVGQNFRQKYIILHYTALDDDKSVNVLTQQSVSAHYLVNDLGDNEIYQLVDENKRAYHAGISAWRKDIMLNDTSIGIEIVNAGYKTDSSGMKIFPEYSEAQIKKVAALVKDLANRYMVAPTNVLGHSDIAPTRKQDPGPKFPWKKLYDDYQVGMWYDEAAKQNFYDTAVLDDYALQMTVPSFVFKIQTALRDFGYGINPNGVYDDATKKTVEAFQYHFRPQNYSGMIDAETWAILQALNLKYPNK; encoded by the coding sequence ATGCGTAATTCATTATCTATCATAATATTAGGGTTTCTAGTAATCTCTTGTGGAACACAAAAAAATTCACAAACTGTAATTGCAAAACCTACAATGCCTCAAGTTTCAACTACAAAACCTGAACTTCCTGTTCATAAACCGAAAATTGAACATGAAGGTGGAGTCGATTTTTTCAAAGAAAACATAGCTGATGTTACCAAAAATGATAATACTGCGAGTTATGGTTCGATCGTTTCTGCAAATCCTGTAGGTTATAAAGTCGTGAAAACTTTCTTTCCAGCGGTTGGCCAAAATTTCCGTCAGAAGTATATTATTTTACATTATACTGCATTAGATGATGATAAATCAGTAAATGTTCTAACTCAGCAATCGGTAAGTGCTCATTATTTGGTTAATGATTTAGGCGATAATGAAATTTACCAATTGGTTGATGAAAATAAAAGAGCTTATCATGCCGGAATTAGTGCGTGGCGAAAAGACATAATGCTTAATGATACTTCCATTGGAATTGAAATTGTAAACGCTGGTTATAAAACAGATTCTAGTGGAATGAAAATTTTCCCTGAATATTCTGAAGCACAAATAAAGAAAGTTGCTGCATTGGTAAAAGATCTCGCCAACAGATATATGGTCGCTCCAACTAATGTTTTGGGACATTCTGATATTGCGCCAACCAGAAAGCAAGATCCAGGACCAAAATTTCCTTGGAAAAAATTATACGATGATTATCAGGTAGGGATGTGGTATGATGAGGCTGCAAAGCAAAATTTCTATGACACCGCGGTTTTAGATGATTACGCTTTACAAATGACCGTTCCATCTTTTGTTTTTAAAATTCAAACTGCTTTACGGGATTTCGGTTATGGTATCAATCCAAATGGTGTTTATGATGATGCTACCAAGAAAACGGTTGAAGCTTTTCAATATCATTTTCGGCCACAAAATTATTCTGGGATGATTGATGCTGAAACTTGGGCAATTTTACAGGCATTAAACCTTAAGTATCCAAATAAATAA
- a CDS encoding ATP-binding cassette domain-containing protein has translation MSLQIINLTKKFGEQIALNTINIQINNNEIIGLLGPNGAGKSTLMKSIVGALKIDEGQIIFNGKDIREDEIEAKKNMGFLPENNPLYSEMYVKEYLNFVADIHQVSKQRIDEVIELVGITPEKSKKISQLSKGYKQRVGLAQAILHSPDLLILDEPTNGLDPNQIIEIRNVIKEIGKEKTVILSTHIMQEVEALCSRVILIHQGNIIQDSNIEEFKGKYSSLEEAFASYTH, from the coding sequence ATGTCACTACAAATTATCAATCTTACTAAGAAATTCGGCGAACAAATCGCTTTGAATACGATCAATATTCAAATCAACAATAACGAGATTATCGGATTGCTCGGTCCAAATGGTGCCGGAAAATCGACGTTAATGAAATCAATTGTCGGAGCGCTGAAAATTGATGAAGGACAAATTATCTTTAATGGAAAGGATATTCGTGAAGATGAAATTGAAGCCAAAAAGAATATGGGCTTTCTGCCAGAGAACAATCCATTGTACAGTGAAATGTATGTAAAAGAATATTTGAATTTCGTCGCAGATATTCACCAAGTTTCAAAACAAAGAATTGATGAAGTAATTGAATTGGTCGGAATCACACCGGAAAAATCGAAAAAGATTTCTCAACTATCAAAAGGTTACAAACAAAGAGTTGGTCTTGCTCAAGCGATTTTACATTCTCCTGATTTATTGATTCTAGATGAACCAACAAACGGACTCGATCCGAATCAAATCATTGAAATCAGAAATGTGATTAAAGAAATAGGAAAAGAGAAAACGGTGATTCTATCGACACACATCATGCAGGAAGTAGAAGCGCTTTGTTCTCGTGTGATTTTGATTCATCAGGGGAACATCATACAAGATTCCAATATCGAGGAATTCAAAGGTAAATACAGTAGTTTAGAAGAGGCGTTTGCCAGCTACACTCATTAA
- a CDS encoding SRPBCC family protein, producing MNLEGRKIIVNKSGTELVAMLNTPEGYRELMPDSLQSFEVRDQGFKFSLKGMPEIALTIDEVTENQVTLKSASSSLDFALKGMMNPISENQTEVQLLFEGKFNPFIKMMVEKPLKNFIDALTDNIEKI from the coding sequence ATGAATTTAGAAGGACGTAAAATTATCGTAAATAAATCGGGAACTGAATTAGTTGCAATGTTAAACACTCCAGAAGGATACAGAGAACTAATGCCGGATTCTTTACAGAGTTTTGAAGTTCGTGATCAAGGTTTTAAATTCAGTTTAAAAGGAATGCCGGAAATCGCTTTAACTATCGATGAAGTTACTGAAAATCAAGTGACTTTGAAATCGGCAAGTTCAAGTTTAGATTTTGCTCTAAAAGGTATGATGAATCCGATTAGTGAAAATCAAACTGAAGTTCAATTATTATTTGAAGGAAAATTTAATCCGTTTATTAAAATGATGGTAGAAAAACCTTTGAAAAACTTTATCGACGCTTTGACCGATAATATCGAAAAGATCTAA
- a CDS encoding NUDIX hydrolase — MYKVFVNEKKLSISKYPEDFEKKLRYEGFATLEIAIDLLENTSCPELNIYGDNLEDIWEDFTKMFKVIEAAGGVVSNQKEEILFIRRLGKWDLAKGKIEKGESLEQAALREIEEETGLKELILEDYLNTTFHIYTERNGEKILKTTYWFRISYVGNSAPIPQIEEGISEVSWKNEKQIIEEVLPMTFENIKLILKDFWNKD, encoded by the coding sequence ATGTATAAAGTTTTTGTGAATGAAAAAAAATTATCGATTAGTAAATATCCGGAAGATTTTGAAAAGAAACTTCGATATGAAGGATTTGCGACTTTAGAAATAGCAATTGACCTTTTAGAAAACACTTCTTGCCCAGAACTTAATATTTACGGTGATAATCTTGAAGATATTTGGGAAGATTTTACCAAGATGTTTAAAGTAATTGAAGCTGCTGGCGGTGTCGTAAGCAATCAAAAAGAAGAGATTCTATTTATTCGTCGATTAGGCAAATGGGATTTAGCAAAAGGAAAAATTGAAAAAGGAGAATCTCTGGAACAGGCAGCATTACGCGAAATAGAAGAAGAAACAGGTCTGAAAGAACTTATCTTAGAGGATTATCTGAATACTACTTTTCATATTTACACCGAAAGAAACGGCGAGAAAATTTTAAAAACCACCTATTGGTTTAGAATTAGTTACGTCGGAAATTCGGCACCAATCCCACAAATTGAAGAAGGAATTTCTGAAGTTTCCTGGAAAAACGAAAAACAAATTATCGAAGAAGTTTTACCGATGACTTTTGAAAATATCAAACTAATCTTAAAGGATTTTTGGAATAAAGATTAA
- a CDS encoding UDP-N-acetylmuramoyl-tripeptide--D-alanyl-D-alanine ligase — MNAASFYPLFLKCAKVTIDSRTIEQNDLFFAFSGETFNAAKLAESAIDKGALAVILEQKEFENEKNNIFYVPSTLEFLQDLAKHHRKHLNIPIIGLTGSNGKTTTKEIIHAVLSQKYNVQYTYGNLNNHIGVPLTLLSIKAEHEIAVIEMGANHQKEIEMLSEIAQPNFGYVTNFGKAHLEGFGGFEGVIKGKSELYDYLKSHLQTILVNENDPIQVEKTEGYQPKITFGATTSDYQFEQFSKDNLVGLSYEGNHALSQLTGNYNFTNLCAAASLGFHFDLNFDQIRNAIENYLPTNMRSQVVEKNGKTFVLDTYNANPSSMTESLKNFSNFNGSKTIIIGDMLELGEESKKEHQLILDLANSLHFDEIITVGNEFKNVNHLSKSFQNSKELSDYLKNNKIESENILLKASRGIALEQILEFID; from the coding sequence ATGAATGCAGCCTCTTTTTATCCGCTCTTTTTAAAATGTGCGAAAGTAACAATCGATAGCAGAACTATTGAACAAAATGATTTGTTTTTTGCTTTTTCTGGTGAAACTTTTAATGCCGCAAAATTAGCTGAAAGTGCTATCGATAAAGGTGCTTTGGCAGTTATCCTAGAACAAAAGGAATTTGAAAATGAAAAGAATAATATTTTCTATGTTCCGTCAACTTTAGAGTTTTTGCAGGATTTAGCAAAGCATCATAGAAAGCATCTCAATATTCCAATTATTGGTTTAACCGGAAGTAATGGCAAAACCACGACCAAAGAAATCATCCACGCAGTTCTTTCGCAGAAATATAACGTTCAATATACTTACGGAAATCTCAATAATCATATAGGAGTTCCGCTTACTTTACTTTCCATAAAAGCCGAACATGAGATTGCGGTGATTGAAATGGGCGCAAATCATCAGAAAGAAATCGAAATGCTTAGTGAAATTGCACAACCTAATTTTGGATATGTTACCAATTTCGGGAAAGCTCATCTTGAAGGTTTCGGCGGGTTCGAAGGAGTTATTAAAGGTAAATCGGAATTGTATGACTATTTAAAAAGTCATTTACAAACTATTTTGGTGAATGAGAATGATCCTATTCAAGTTGAAAAAACAGAAGGGTATCAACCAAAAATTACTTTTGGAGCAACAACTTCTGATTATCAGTTTGAGCAGTTTTCAAAAGACAATTTAGTAGGATTAAGTTATGAAGGAAATCACGCACTATCTCAATTAACCGGAAATTATAATTTCACTAATCTTTGTGCTGCAGCAAGTTTAGGTTTTCATTTTGACTTAAATTTTGACCAAATTAGAAACGCCATTGAAAACTATTTACCAACCAATATGCGTTCGCAGGTTGTAGAAAAGAACGGAAAAACTTTTGTTTTGGATACTTATAACGCCAATCCGAGTTCGATGACCGAGTCTTTAAAAAACTTTAGCAATTTTAATGGAAGCAAAACTATTATCATCGGCGATATGTTAGAGTTGGGGGAAGAATCAAAAAAAGAACATCAATTGATCCTTGATCTTGCAAATTCTCTTCATTTTGATGAAATTATTACGGTAGGAAATGAATTTAAAAATGTAAATCATCTTTCGAAATCGTTTCAGAATTCAAAAGAACTTTCGGATTATTTAAAAAATAATAAAATAGAATCCGAAAATATATTGTTAAAAGCTTCTCGTGGAATTGCTTTAGAACAAATTTTAGAATTCATCGATTAA
- the gldJ gene encoding gliding motility lipoprotein GldJ, which translates to MNRLKLFTIMALSSTFMLMSCGSGGNNKKGGGTKSFTSKTGWKANDPKGWFFSGKQQKQKGWPGMVYVEGGTFTMGLVKDDVMHDWNNTPKRMQVSSFFIGETEITNYEYREYVTWLKYVFPPSDPSFKEIYTGALPDTLVWNNKLSRNDFAETYFRSPEYDYYPVVGVSWLQASRYCDWLTDRANEKALMAQGVISKDYYSNDSNNQGASAFSLDKYRANDPEMEAYVNKQRLQQKTGIKTKNERIIAANRNATSGVVQKFRLPTEVEWEFAALGMQKERVYNLYTGKKPEVEQLKGTKGRNRGMYLENFKQGRGDYSGVAGWKNDGSPTTSDVKQYPSNNLGLFGMYGNVAEWTADVYRPIIDEEGSDFNYYRGNVAREVLKNADGTFKKIDVVKYDTLADGRLIYRGLPGQYEREVVADNSNYRDGDFQSSLDAGYGKAEDSSTVGYNMYNSKQKKFIVDGRGRVVLQKDRTSRTTELSNEVRVIKGGSWLDGPYWLDPGQRRFRDEGKAYGWVGFRVSQDAKSNGKGRTKR; encoded by the coding sequence ATGAATAGACTAAAGTTGTTTACGATAATGGCGTTAAGTTCAACATTTATGTTGATGAGTTGCGGCAGTGGTGGCAATAACAAGAAAGGCGGTGGTACAAAAAGTTTTACGAGTAAAACAGGTTGGAAAGCAAACGATCCAAAAGGTTGGTTTTTTTCCGGGAAACAGCAGAAACAAAAAGGATGGCCAGGAATGGTTTATGTGGAAGGTGGAACGTTTACCATGGGATTGGTGAAAGACGACGTGATGCATGACTGGAATAATACGCCAAAAAGAATGCAGGTGAGTTCCTTTTTTATTGGTGAAACAGAAATTACCAACTACGAATATAGAGAATATGTGACATGGTTAAAATATGTTTTCCCTCCTTCTGACCCAAGTTTTAAAGAAATTTATACTGGAGCACTTCCTGATACTTTGGTTTGGAACAATAAACTTTCAAGAAACGATTTTGCCGAAACTTATTTCCGTTCTCCGGAGTATGACTATTACCCAGTAGTGGGTGTTTCTTGGCTACAAGCTTCAAGATATTGTGATTGGTTAACTGATCGTGCTAACGAAAAAGCGTTGATGGCTCAAGGAGTTATTTCTAAAGATTATTATTCTAATGATTCAAATAATCAAGGAGCAAGTGCCTTTAGTTTAGATAAATATAGAGCGAACGATCCGGAAATGGAAGCGTACGTGAATAAGCAACGTTTGCAACAAAAAACTGGTATTAAAACCAAAAATGAAAGAATTATTGCTGCAAACCGTAATGCCACTTCAGGTGTTGTACAAAAATTCAGACTTCCTACAGAAGTAGAGTGGGAATTTGCTGCGCTAGGAATGCAAAAAGAAAGAGTATATAATTTATATACAGGTAAAAAACCTGAAGTTGAACAGTTAAAAGGGACAAAGGGTAGAAATCGCGGAATGTATTTGGAAAACTTTAAACAAGGAAGAGGTGACTATTCTGGTGTTGCAGGTTGGAAAAATGATGGTTCACCAACAACTTCAGATGTGAAACAATATCCTTCTAACAATTTAGGACTTTTTGGAATGTACGGTAACGTTGCCGAATGGACTGCAGATGTTTACAGACCAATTATTGACGAAGAAGGAAGCGACTTTAATTATTACAGAGGAAACGTTGCTAGAGAAGTTTTGAAAAATGCAGACGGAACTTTCAAAAAGATCGATGTAGTTAAATATGATACTTTAGCAGACGGTAGATTGATTTATAGAGGTCTTCCTGGTCAATATGAAAGAGAAGTTGTTGCTGATAACAGTAATTATAGAGATGGTGATTTCCAATCTTCATTAGATGCTGGTTACGGGAAAGCAGAGGACAGTTCAACTGTTGGTTACAACATGTACAATTCTAAACAGAAAAAATTTATTGTTGACGGCAGAGGTAGAGTAGTTCTTCAAAAAGACAGAACTTCTAGAACGACAGAATTATCCAATGAAGTGAGAGTAATCAAAGGAGGTTCTTGGTTAGATGGACCTTACTGGCTTGATCCGGGACAAAGAAGATTCCGTGATGAAGGAAAAGCTTATGGTTGGGTTGGCTTCCGTGTATCGCAAGATGCGAAGTCCAACGGAAAAGGTAGAACCAAAAGATAA